In a genomic window of Amycolatopsis japonica:
- a CDS encoding tRNA (adenine-N1)-methyltransferase encodes MSVRGPFRVGDRVQLTDSKGRHYTMVLAEGQQYHTHRGALAHDDVIGAQEGSVVTSAGGSHYLALRPLLPDYVLSMPRGAQVIYPKDAAQIVMWGDIFPGARVLEAGAGSGALTCSLLRAVGSEGTVQSYEIRDDHAEHAERNVEKFFGHKPDNWSLTVADLSTHTGEVDRVVLDMLAPWDQLETVAAHLVPGGVLTVYVATVTQLSRITEALRDQQCWTEPESWETLMRPWHVVSLAVRPDHRMVAHTAFLLTARRLADGTVSPRVHRRSGKG; translated from the coding sequence GTGTCGGTCCGTGGGCCGTTTCGTGTTGGTGACCGGGTTCAGCTGACCGACTCCAAAGGGCGGCACTACACCATGGTGCTCGCCGAGGGACAGCAGTATCACACCCACCGCGGCGCGCTGGCGCACGACGACGTGATCGGTGCGCAGGAGGGTTCGGTCGTCACTTCGGCCGGCGGCAGCCACTATCTGGCGCTGCGCCCGTTGCTGCCCGACTACGTGTTGTCGATGCCGCGTGGCGCGCAGGTGATCTACCCGAAGGACGCCGCGCAGATCGTGATGTGGGGCGACATCTTCCCGGGGGCGCGGGTGCTCGAAGCCGGTGCCGGTTCCGGCGCGCTGACCTGCTCGCTGCTGCGTGCGGTCGGTTCGGAAGGCACTGTGCAGTCCTACGAGATCCGGGACGACCACGCCGAACACGCCGAGCGGAACGTGGAGAAGTTCTTCGGCCACAAGCCGGACAACTGGTCGCTGACGGTCGCGGACCTTTCGACGCACACCGGCGAGGTCGACCGCGTCGTCCTCGACATGCTCGCGCCTTGGGACCAGCTGGAGACGGTCGCCGCGCATCTGGTGCCCGGTGGCGTGCTCACGGTCTATGTGGCGACGGTCACACAGCTTTCGCGGATCACGGAAGCCCTGCGGGATCAGCAGTGCTGGACCGAGCCGGAGTCATGGGAGACCCTCATGCGGCCGTGGCACGTCGTGAGTCTCGCGGTGCGGCCGGACCACCGGATGGTCGCGCACACCGCGTTCCTGCTGACGGCGCGCCGTCTGGCGGACGGGACCGTGTCGCCGCGGGTCCACCGTCGTTCCGGCAAGGGCTGA
- a CDS encoding NUDIX hydrolase, which translates to MSGSDELVALYDLDGTAVGAATRSRVRAEGLWHAAGVVLVRSSDGERVYVHLRTATKDVYPSTWDCWAGGIVAAGETPEECARRELAEELGVHGVELRPLFVHVTDDDTIRAHNFAFETRWDGPFVHQPSEVVEGRWLTLSELRSWLDDPESRFIPDGRLGALEWFRREDAR; encoded by the coding sequence ATGTCAGGCAGTGACGAACTCGTTGCGCTCTATGACCTCGACGGAACCGCGGTGGGGGCGGCCACGCGCTCCCGGGTCCGCGCCGAGGGACTCTGGCACGCGGCGGGCGTGGTGTTGGTCCGTTCGAGTGACGGAGAGCGTGTCTACGTGCATCTCCGTACGGCCACCAAGGACGTCTATCCCTCCACATGGGACTGCTGGGCAGGCGGCATCGTCGCCGCGGGCGAGACGCCGGAGGAATGCGCACGCCGGGAACTGGCTGAAGAACTGGGTGTTCACGGAGTGGAACTGCGCCCGCTTTTCGTCCACGTCACCGACGACGACACGATCCGGGCCCACAACTTCGCCTTCGAAACGCGCTGGGACGGCCCTTTCGTCCACCAGCCGTCCGAAGTGGTCGAAGGACGGTGGCTGACACTGAGTGAGTTGCGTTCGTGGCTCGACGATCCGGAGAGCCGGTTCATCCCGGACGGTCGGCTGGGCGCCCTGGAATGGTTCCGGCGGGAAGACGCGCGCTAG
- a CDS encoding thioesterase family protein — translation MTEAFYLPSGDGVFLPTPHTAGPWTPDAQHFGPPSALLVRALEEVEAPHASQLARVTVEILGPAPLKELSVRARVERPGRSVEWLTAELSHGERVVARASAWRIATSDTTAVATADAPALPSPDGLPASNWPEGWHGGYLEAVEWRSVKGALDEPGPATVWGRQRVALVDGEKPSPLQRLFVLADSGNGISNFLDPREWWFINSELTVHLRRPPLGDWIGVDAATLVGPNGIGTATTTLHDTSGPIASGAQALLVRPRQAG, via the coding sequence GTGACAGAAGCTTTTTACTTGCCGTCAGGTGACGGCGTCTTCCTCCCGACCCCGCACACCGCCGGCCCGTGGACCCCGGATGCGCAGCACTTCGGGCCGCCTTCGGCGTTGCTGGTCCGCGCGCTCGAAGAGGTCGAGGCGCCGCACGCGAGCCAGCTGGCACGGGTGACGGTCGAGATCCTCGGGCCCGCGCCGTTGAAGGAGCTGTCGGTACGGGCCCGGGTGGAACGGCCGGGCCGGTCGGTCGAGTGGCTGACGGCCGAGCTCTCTCACGGCGAGCGGGTCGTCGCCCGCGCCTCGGCGTGGCGCATCGCGACGTCGGACACCACCGCGGTGGCCACGGCGGATGCTCCCGCGCTGCCGTCGCCGGACGGCCTGCCCGCGTCGAACTGGCCGGAGGGCTGGCACGGCGGATACCTGGAGGCCGTCGAGTGGCGCAGCGTCAAGGGCGCACTGGACGAACCCGGCCCCGCGACCGTCTGGGGCAGGCAGCGCGTCGCGCTCGTGGACGGGGAGAAGCCGAGCCCGTTGCAGCGGTTGTTCGTGCTGGCGGATTCCGGCAACGGGATCTCGAACTTCCTGGACCCGCGGGAGTGGTGGTTCATCAACTCCGAGCTGACGGTGCACCTCCGCCGCCCGCCCCTCGGCGACTGGATCGGCGTCGACGCGGCCACCCTGGTCGGCCCGAACGGGATCGGCACGGCGACCACGACGCTGCACGACACGTCGGGGCCGATCGCCTCGGGGGCTCAGGCCTTGCTGGTGCGGCCGCGACAGGCGGGCTGA
- a CDS encoding aldo/keto reductase yields the protein MTDTEIPVGDRIAVGLAALGRPAYINLGRAEALPPGRGFEAMRAATYAVLDDAYGAGVRWIDVARSYGSSEEFLAGWLADRGHADVTVSSKWGYRYVGEWKLDAPVHEVKEHTAARFAGQWAETVDLLGKAVSLYQVHSLTVDSPLFTDDRLIGALAELAAGGVPVGFSTSGPAQADAVRRAFELEVAGTPVFSAVQSTWNLLEPSVGPALAEAHAAGKRVLVKETVANGRLVVEPPSPLARIAREHGTGPDAVAIAAVLAQDWRPVAVIGPSSTAQLRENLVAAKVKPTADELAELAALAEEPSAYWRHRSCLGWR from the coding sequence GTGACGGACACGGAAATCCCCGTCGGCGACCGGATCGCCGTCGGGCTGGCGGCACTCGGCAGGCCCGCCTACATCAACCTCGGCCGGGCCGAGGCGTTGCCGCCGGGACGTGGGTTCGAGGCGATGCGCGCGGCGACCTACGCAGTGCTGGACGACGCGTACGGCGCGGGCGTCCGCTGGATCGACGTCGCCCGTTCGTATGGTTCTTCGGAAGAGTTCCTGGCCGGCTGGCTCGCCGACCGCGGCCACGCGGACGTGACGGTGTCGAGCAAATGGGGCTACCGCTACGTGGGGGAGTGGAAGCTCGACGCGCCGGTGCACGAGGTCAAGGAGCACACCGCCGCGCGGTTCGCCGGGCAGTGGGCGGAAACCGTTGACCTGCTGGGAAAGGCGGTTTCGCTCTACCAGGTCCACTCGCTCACTGTGGACAGTCCTCTGTTCACCGACGACCGGCTGATCGGCGCGCTCGCCGAACTCGCCGCCGGCGGTGTCCCGGTGGGCTTCTCCACGTCCGGTCCCGCCCAGGCGGACGCGGTACGGCGGGCGTTCGAGCTGGAGGTGGCCGGAACGCCGGTGTTCAGCGCCGTGCAGTCGACGTGGAACCTGCTCGAACCCTCGGTCGGCCCGGCGCTCGCGGAAGCGCACGCCGCCGGGAAACGGGTGCTGGTCAAGGAAACCGTCGCGAACGGACGGCTCGTGGTCGAGCCGCCGTCGCCGCTCGCGCGGATCGCGCGGGAGCACGGGACGGGGCCGGACGCGGTGGCCATCGCGGCGGTGCTCGCGCAGGACTGGCGGCCGGTCGCGGTCATCGGGCCGTCGAGCACGGCGCAGCTGCGGGAGAATCTCGTTGCCGCGAAGGTAAAGCCGACCGCCGACGAACTCGCAGAACTCGCCGCGCTCGCCGAGGAGCCATCCGCGTACTGGCGGCACAGGTCCTGCCTCGGCTGGCGGTGA
- a CDS encoding ubiquitin-like protein Pup — translation MAQEKIEKHGGGDSDEEFEGGGPAGQERREKLGEDVDTILDEIDDVLEENAEDFVRAYVQKGGE, via the coding sequence ATGGCTCAGGAAAAGATCGAAAAGCACGGCGGAGGCGACTCGGACGAAGAGTTCGAGGGCGGCGGTCCGGCGGGCCAGGAGCGGCGCGAGAAGCTCGGTGAGGACGTCGACACGATCCTCGACGAGATCGACGACGTGCTCGAGGAGAACGCCGAGGACTTCGTGCGCGCGTACGTGCAAAAGGGCGGCGAGTAG
- a CDS encoding M50 family metallopeptidase → MAVTGEQGPPRRGVAPEGGLLLFRVSGIPVLLAPSWWIGSLIIVVLYTPLVGRILPGVTTLTSWLLAAAFAVLLGLSVLAHELGHCLVALRLGIPVRRLRLFLLGGLSEVARTPRQPRQEGLVAAAGPVVSLLLGGFCGLLMFAVPPESAAWLLIAECAVANFAVGIFNLLPGLPLDGGRLVRAGVWAVTGRREKGTRAAVVGGGVVAAGLVVWALWGLAAGSEDRWLRLGVCVVTAWFVVLGARSELAAETRRGWPEGVRLSELIRPVLQLPAESPVSDALAASAGRGVVLVRADGVAAGLLDETAAAQLAGTSPHAPAEMAAEPIRADTVLLSSESGEEIAERVRETAAWQFLVVDDEGRPAGVLRREDLRAAMTRSRPPA, encoded by the coding sequence ATGGCGGTGACGGGTGAGCAGGGCCCGCCTCGACGAGGCGTGGCACCAGAGGGTGGGCTCCTGCTGTTCCGGGTCTCCGGGATCCCCGTGCTGCTGGCCCCTTCGTGGTGGATCGGCTCCCTGATCATCGTGGTGCTCTACACACCGCTGGTCGGCCGGATCCTGCCCGGAGTCACCACGCTGACCTCCTGGCTGCTGGCCGCCGCGTTCGCGGTCCTGCTCGGACTGTCGGTGCTCGCGCACGAACTCGGGCACTGCCTGGTCGCGCTGCGCCTCGGCATCCCGGTCAGGCGCCTGCGACTGTTCCTGCTCGGCGGCCTCTCCGAGGTCGCCAGGACTCCCCGCCAGCCTCGGCAGGAAGGGCTCGTCGCCGCCGCGGGACCGGTCGTTTCGTTGCTGCTCGGCGGATTCTGCGGGCTGCTGATGTTCGCCGTCCCGCCGGAAAGCGCCGCCTGGCTGCTCATCGCCGAATGCGCCGTCGCGAACTTCGCCGTCGGGATCTTCAACCTCCTTCCCGGACTTCCGCTCGACGGCGGACGACTCGTCCGCGCCGGGGTCTGGGCCGTCACGGGACGCCGCGAGAAGGGCACGCGCGCGGCGGTCGTCGGCGGCGGTGTCGTCGCGGCGGGACTGGTCGTCTGGGCGCTGTGGGGGTTGGCGGCGGGCAGCGAGGACCGTTGGCTCCGCCTCGGTGTCTGCGTCGTGACGGCGTGGTTCGTGGTCCTCGGCGCGCGAAGCGAACTCGCCGCCGAAACACGCCGAGGCTGGCCGGAAGGCGTACGGCTGAGCGAACTCATCCGGCCCGTTCTCCAGCTTCCCGCGGAAAGCCCCGTCTCGGACGCGCTGGCCGCTTCGGCGGGCCGTGGGGTGGTCCTGGTGCGCGCCGACGGCGTCGCCGCCGGGCTGCTCGACGAGACGGCCGCCGCGCAACTGGCCGGGACGTCACCGCACGCGCCCGCGGAGATGGCCGCGGAGCCGATCCGCGCAGACACCGTGCTGCTCTCCTCGGAGTCGGGGGAGGAGATCGCCGAGCGGGTCAGGGAAACCGCCGCGTGGCAGTTCCTCGTCGTGGACGACGAAGGCAGGCCCGCGGGGGTACTCCGGCGGGAAGACCTGCGCGCCGCGATGACCCGGAGCCGACCCCCGGCGTAG
- a CDS encoding ParA family protein, protein MQITSVVNQKGGVGKTSLSVGAAAALAERGRRVLLIDLDPQGHATTELLGLDEVAPDMPSLAKALTKVWKGPIEELVVRHPRSNLGRGGAFDVIPTSPGMFDLIRRLDQFRVPGWQLARVIQFANYDHIIIDCPPALDVLTNNALAASHGILVPVQPDRTSIRALRLLSDQVRYVEQTVGRPPIAYYGLVPGLYRRPISHYAAAALQELYAFGIPMLSHVPLGVVMNEAAAHGVPVTTYAPETLQALSFREIAETLDGYLRNHPAAAIVPADEEFVFEDFITEVSVTRSAKDNGARKKLYDLMPKKPNRPR, encoded by the coding sequence ATGCAGATCACCTCGGTGGTCAACCAGAAAGGCGGGGTCGGCAAGACCTCACTCAGCGTGGGCGCGGCGGCCGCACTGGCCGAACGCGGCCGCCGGGTGCTGCTGATCGACCTCGACCCACAGGGCCACGCGACCACTGAACTCCTCGGCCTGGACGAGGTGGCACCGGACATGCCCAGCCTCGCGAAAGCCCTGACCAAGGTGTGGAAGGGCCCGATCGAGGAACTCGTCGTCCGGCATCCGCGCAGCAACCTCGGGCGGGGCGGCGCGTTCGACGTCATCCCGACCTCGCCGGGGATGTTCGACCTGATCCGGCGGCTGGACCAGTTCCGGGTGCCCGGCTGGCAGCTGGCCAGGGTCATCCAGTTCGCCAACTACGACCACATCATCATCGACTGCCCGCCCGCACTCGACGTGCTGACCAACAACGCGCTCGCCGCTTCGCACGGGATCCTCGTGCCGGTGCAGCCGGACCGGACGAGCATCCGCGCGCTGCGCCTGCTTTCGGACCAGGTGCGTTACGTCGAACAGACCGTCGGCCGTCCGCCGATCGCCTACTACGGCCTCGTGCCAGGGCTGTACCGCCGCCCGATCTCGCACTACGCGGCCGCGGCGTTGCAGGAGCTGTACGCGTTCGGGATCCCGATGCTGTCGCACGTCCCGCTCGGCGTCGTGATGAACGAAGCCGCCGCGCACGGCGTTCCGGTGACGACGTACGCGCCGGAAACGCTGCAGGCATTGTCGTTCCGGGAGATCGCGGAGACACTCGACGGCTACCTGCGGAACCATCCGGCCGCGGCGATCGTGCCCGCGGACGAGGAGTTCGTCTTCGAGGATTTCATCACCGAGGTCTCGGTGACTCGCAGCGCGAAGGACAACGGGGCGCGCAAGAAGCTTTACGACCTGATGCCCAAGAAGCCCAACCGGCCCCGCTAG
- the dop gene encoding depupylase/deamidase Dop yields the protein MRRIMGTEVEYGIAVPGDATANPVLTSTQVVLAYAAAADVPRARRARWDYEVESPLRDARGFDLTGPSGPGHDPDVEDLGAANVILTNGARLYVDHAHPEYSAPEVTNARDAVIWDKAGERVMEEAARKAATVPGQPPLQLYKNNVDGKGASYGTHENYLMQRSTPFTAVIGGLTPFFVSRQVITGSGRVGVGQQSEEAGFQLSQRSDYIEVEVGLETTLKRGIINTRDEPHADADKYRRLHVIIGDANLAEYSTYLKVGTTALVLDLIEAGIRFDDLKLDEPVRAVHQISHDPTLKAKVSLANGRKYTGLDLQFAYHEIASANLERTGADEASKEVLRVWGEILDALARDPQECADRLDWPAKLRLLEGYRARDQLAWGAPRLRLVDLQYSDVRLDKGLYNRLVTRGSMKRLVTEEEVLEAVTTPPSDTRAYFRGRTLEKYANSIAAASWDSVIFDVGRESLVRIPTLEPLRGTKAHVGKLLDDSATAEELVEALTGSD from the coding sequence ATGCGGCGGATCATGGGAACCGAAGTCGAGTACGGCATCGCGGTGCCGGGCGACGCGACGGCGAACCCGGTACTCACCTCGACCCAGGTCGTGCTCGCCTACGCGGCCGCGGCGGACGTCCCGCGGGCGAGGCGGGCACGCTGGGACTACGAGGTGGAATCACCCCTGCGCGACGCCCGCGGGTTCGACCTGACCGGCCCGAGCGGCCCAGGGCACGACCCGGACGTCGAGGACCTCGGCGCGGCGAACGTGATCCTGACCAATGGGGCGCGGTTGTACGTCGACCACGCTCACCCGGAGTACTCGGCGCCCGAGGTGACGAACGCGCGTGACGCGGTCATCTGGGACAAGGCGGGTGAACGGGTCATGGAGGAGGCGGCGCGCAAGGCGGCCACCGTTCCCGGGCAGCCCCCGCTTCAGCTGTACAAGAACAACGTCGACGGCAAGGGTGCGAGCTACGGCACGCACGAGAACTACCTGATGCAGCGGTCGACCCCGTTCACCGCGGTGATCGGGGGATTGACGCCGTTCTTCGTCTCCCGACAGGTGATCACGGGTTCCGGCCGGGTCGGCGTCGGGCAGCAGAGCGAGGAAGCGGGCTTCCAGCTCTCGCAGCGGTCCGACTACATCGAGGTCGAGGTCGGCCTGGAGACGACGCTCAAACGCGGCATCATCAACACCCGCGACGAGCCGCACGCCGACGCGGACAAGTACCGCCGTCTCCACGTCATCATCGGCGACGCGAACCTGGCCGAGTACTCGACGTATCTCAAGGTCGGCACGACGGCGCTGGTGCTGGACCTGATCGAGGCGGGTATCCGGTTCGACGACCTGAAACTGGACGAGCCGGTGCGGGCCGTGCACCAGATCAGCCACGACCCCACGCTGAAGGCCAAGGTGTCGCTGGCCAACGGGCGCAAGTACACCGGGCTGGACCTCCAGTTCGCCTACCACGAGATCGCGTCGGCGAACCTGGAGCGCACCGGCGCGGACGAAGCCTCCAAGGAGGTCCTGCGGGTCTGGGGCGAGATCCTCGACGCGCTGGCACGGGACCCCCAGGAATGCGCGGACAGGCTGGACTGGCCGGCGAAGCTGCGGTTGCTCGAGGGCTACCGCGCGCGGGACCAGCTGGCCTGGGGCGCGCCGCGGTTGCGGCTGGTCGACCTGCAGTACTCGGATGTCCGGTTGGACAAGGGCCTGTACAACAGGCTCGTCACCAGGGGTTCGATGAAGCGCCTGGTGACCGAGGAGGAGGTGCTGGAGGCGGTCACGACCCCGCCTTCGGACACCAGGGCCTATTTCCGGGGCCGCACGCTGGAGAAGTACGCCAACTCCATCGCCGCGGCGTCGTGGGATTCGGTCATCTTCGACGTCGGCAGGGAATCGCTGGTGCGGATCCCGACGTTGGAGCCGTTGCGGGGCACGAAGGCCCACGTGGGGAAGTTGCTGGACGACTCCGCGACCGCCGAGGAGCTGGTGGAGGCGCTCACCGGTTCGGACTAG
- a CDS encoding RecB family exonuclease, whose amino-acid sequence MPDTDTVTADPPPGAEVPRRRPALSPSRASDFKQCPLLYRFRAVDRLPEIPTKAQLRGTLVHSVLERLFSLPQADRTPPQAKELLAPAWEELSSERPEWIDLFDQEDPDAVTSWLSSAEQLVDTYFGLEDPRRLEPEACELHVEIELGSGVLLRGYVDRLDVAPTGEIRVVDYKTGAAPREIGEAKAMFQMKFYAVVLWRLRGVVPRQLKLMYLTDGQSLAYTPDEGELIRFERTLEAIWQAILKAGKTGDFRPNPSKLCAWCDHQALCPQYGGTPPPYPGWPEPDPGEESVLDRAD is encoded by the coding sequence ATGCCCGACACCGACACGGTCACCGCCGATCCGCCGCCCGGCGCCGAAGTCCCGCGCCGTCGGCCGGCCCTGTCCCCGTCGCGTGCCAGCGACTTCAAGCAGTGTCCGCTGCTCTACCGCTTCCGCGCGGTCGACAGACTGCCCGAGATCCCGACGAAGGCCCAGCTGCGCGGCACGCTGGTGCATTCCGTGCTGGAGCGCCTGTTCTCCCTTCCGCAGGCCGATCGCACCCCTCCGCAGGCCAAGGAGCTGCTCGCGCCGGCGTGGGAGGAGCTGTCCTCGGAACGTCCGGAGTGGATCGACCTGTTCGATCAGGAGGACCCCGACGCCGTCACCTCATGGCTCTCCTCGGCCGAGCAACTCGTCGACACCTACTTCGGCCTCGAGGATCCGCGTCGCCTGGAGCCGGAAGCGTGTGAGCTGCACGTCGAGATCGAACTGGGCTCCGGAGTGCTGCTCCGGGGCTACGTCGACCGGCTGGACGTGGCGCCGACCGGCGAGATCCGCGTCGTCGACTACAAGACCGGTGCCGCGCCCCGCGAGATCGGCGAGGCCAAGGCGATGTTCCAGATGAAGTTCTACGCCGTGGTCCTCTGGCGGCTTCGCGGTGTCGTGCCGCGCCAGCTGAAACTGATGTACCTCACCGACGGGCAGTCCCTGGCCTACACACCCGACGAGGGCGAGCTGATCCGCTTCGAGCGCACGCTGGAGGCGATCTGGCAGGCGATCCTCAAAGCGGGCAAGACCGGCGACTTCCGGCCGAACCCGAGCAAACTCTGCGCGTGGTGCGATCACCAGGCCCTCTGCCCGCAGTACGGCGGCACTCCCCCGCCGTACCCGGGCTGGCCGGAGCCGGATCCCGGCGAGGAGTCCGTATTGGACCGTGCGGATTAG
- the arc gene encoding proteasome ATPase: protein MHHDLPGGRREEADPSETTGAGTTSDEQARQIRFLEEEVALLRRKLTDSPRQNRVLEQRLAEASERVSQLTERNTKLVETLREARGQLLALREEVDRLAQPPSGYGVFVTAYEDNTVDVFTAGRKMRVSVSPAVEVSSLQRGQALRLNEALTVVEGGDFERIGEVCALREVLAPDVEGGSPRALVVGHADEERVVLLSDPLAEQPLKPGDSLLVDSKAGYAYERVPKAEVEDLVLEEVPDVRYEDIGGLTRQIEQIRDAVELPFLHADLYQEYQLRPPKGVLLYGPPGCGKTLIAKAVANSLAKKVAEARGDSADGKSYFLNIKGPELLNKFVGETERHIRLIFQRAREKASEGTPVIVFFDEMDSIFRTRGSGVSSDVETTIVPQLLSEIDGVEGLENVIVIGASNREDMIDPAILRPGRLDVKIKIERPDAEGAKDIFSKYLSDGLPIHADDLAEFGGDVKATFDAMIQHTVERMYEETDENRFLEVTYANGDKEVLYFRDFNSGAMIQNIVDRAKKSAIKSVLETKQPGLRVQHLLDAIVDEFAENEDLPNTTNPDDWARISGKKGERIVYIRTLVTGKNQDSGRAIDTATNTGQYL from the coding sequence ATGCATCATGACCTTCCCGGAGGTCGGCGCGAGGAGGCCGACCCTTCAGAAACGACCGGAGCTGGAACCACGTCCGACGAGCAGGCACGTCAAATCCGCTTCCTCGAGGAGGAAGTCGCCCTGCTGCGCCGGAAGCTCACCGATTCCCCACGTCAGAACCGAGTGCTGGAGCAGCGACTCGCCGAGGCGTCGGAACGCGTGAGCCAACTCACGGAACGCAACACGAAACTGGTCGAGACGCTCCGCGAGGCGCGTGGCCAGTTGCTCGCGTTGCGGGAGGAGGTCGACAGGCTGGCCCAGCCTCCGAGCGGTTACGGCGTGTTCGTCACCGCGTACGAGGACAACACGGTGGACGTGTTCACCGCGGGCCGCAAGATGCGGGTTTCGGTCTCACCCGCGGTCGAGGTCTCGTCGCTGCAGCGCGGACAGGCGTTGCGGCTCAACGAGGCGCTCACCGTCGTCGAAGGCGGTGACTTCGAGCGGATCGGCGAGGTCTGCGCGCTGCGCGAGGTGCTGGCCCCGGACGTCGAGGGCGGCAGCCCCCGTGCGCTCGTGGTCGGTCACGCGGACGAGGAGCGGGTCGTCCTGCTCTCCGACCCGCTGGCCGAACAGCCCCTCAAGCCGGGCGATTCCCTGCTGGTGGACTCGAAGGCCGGTTACGCCTACGAGCGCGTGCCGAAGGCGGAGGTCGAGGATCTCGTGCTGGAGGAGGTGCCCGACGTCCGCTACGAGGACATCGGTGGCCTCACCCGGCAGATCGAGCAGATCCGCGACGCCGTCGAGCTTCCGTTCCTGCACGCGGATCTGTACCAGGAGTACCAGCTGCGTCCGCCGAAGGGCGTGCTGCTCTACGGGCCTCCTGGCTGCGGAAAGACCCTCATCGCCAAGGCGGTGGCCAACTCGCTCGCCAAGAAGGTCGCGGAAGCCCGCGGCGACTCGGCGGACGGGAAGTCCTACTTCCTGAACATCAAGGGTCCGGAACTGCTGAACAAGTTCGTCGGGGAGACCGAGCGGCATATCCGCCTGATCTTCCAGCGGGCTCGGGAAAAGGCCTCCGAAGGCACCCCGGTGATCGTGTTCTTCGACGAGATGGACTCGATCTTCCGCACCCGCGGTTCGGGCGTGTCCTCCGACGTGGAGACCACGATCGTCCCGCAGCTGCTTTCGGAGATCGACGGTGTCGAAGGCCTGGAGAACGTCATCGTCATCGGCGCCTCCAACCGCGAGGACATGATCGACCCGGCGATCCTGCGGCCGGGCCGGCTCGACGTCAAGATCAAGATCGAGCGTCCGGACGCCGAAGGCGCGAAGGACATCTTCTCCAAGTACCTGTCCGACGGTCTCCCGATCCACGCGGACGACCTCGCCGAGTTCGGCGGGGACGTGAAGGCGACCTTCGACGCGATGATCCAGCACACCGTCGAGCGGATGTACGAAGAGACGGACGAGAACCGGTTCCTCGAGGTCACCTACGCCAACGGTGACAAGGAAGTCCTGTACTTCCGCGACTTCAACTCGGGCGCGATGATCCAGAACATCGTGGACCGGGCGAAGAAGTCGGCCATCAAGTCGGTGCTGGAGACCAAGCAGCCCGGCCTGCGCGTGCAGCATCTGCTGGACGCGATCGTCGACGAGTTCGCGGAGAACGAGGACCTGCCCAACACCACCAACCCGGACGACTGGGCCCGGATCTCCGGCAAGAAGGGCGAGCGGATCGTCTACATCCGCACGCTCGTCACCGGCAAGAACCAGGATTCGGGGCGGGCGATAGACACCGCCACGAACACCGGTCAGTACCTGTAG
- a CDS encoding DMT family transporter — protein sequence MGRFSIAIRFAALAIVWGASFLFIKVGLTGLSPAQVALSRVCLGAVALMAIAAWRRKPLPRDPVLWGHLAVVSVLLCVIPFLLFSWAEQYISSGLASIFNATTPLITMLIAAAALPSERFTKARTTGLILGFLGVLTIVGVWQGIDVSHELTAQLACLGATTCYGISFVYVRRFISWRNLDAPTIALGQVCCGAVVMLALAPFIATTPVRLDTPIVLSMIALGALGTGLAYAWNASIIAAWGASNASAVTYLTPVVGVLLGVLVLDEPLAWNQPVGALLVVLGILAAHGRLSPRKKVEEAVAV from the coding sequence TTGGGACGTTTCAGTATCGCGATCCGGTTCGCGGCGCTCGCGATCGTATGGGGTGCGAGTTTTCTGTTCATCAAGGTCGGTCTCACCGGCCTGTCACCCGCTCAGGTGGCACTCTCTCGCGTCTGCCTCGGCGCGGTGGCGCTGATGGCCATCGCCGCGTGGCGTCGTAAGCCACTCCCCCGCGATCCGGTGCTCTGGGGCCATCTCGCGGTCGTCTCCGTGCTGCTGTGCGTCATCCCGTTCCTGTTGTTCTCCTGGGCCGAGCAGTACATCTCGTCCGGGCTCGCCAGCATCTTCAACGCGACGACACCGCTGATCACCATGCTCATCGCCGCCGCGGCGCTGCCGTCGGAACGGTTCACCAAGGCCCGCACGACCGGGCTGATCCTCGGCTTCCTGGGAGTGCTCACCATCGTCGGGGTCTGGCAAGGGATCGACGTCTCCCACGAGCTGACCGCGCAGCTGGCCTGCTTGGGCGCGACGACCTGCTATGGGATCTCGTTCGTCTACGTGCGACGGTTCATCTCCTGGCGGAACCTCGACGCGCCGACCATCGCGCTCGGGCAGGTCTGTTGTGGCGCCGTCGTGATGCTCGCGCTGGCGCCGTTCATCGCGACGACGCCGGTGCGCCTCGACACGCCGATCGTGCTCAGCATGATCGCGCTCGGGGCACTCGGAACCGGTCTGGCGTACGCCTGGAACGCGTCGATCATCGCGGCGTGGGGCGCGTCGAACGCCTCGGCAGTGACCTACCTCACACCCGTTGTGGGTGTCCTGCTCGGCGTTCTCGTACTCGACGAACCCCTGGCGTGGAACCAGCCCGTCGGCGCACTGCTCGTCGTCCTGGGCATTCTGGCCGCACACGGGCGGCTGAGCCCGCGCAAGAAGGTCGAAGAAGCCGTGGCCGTGTGA